In a single window of the Streptomyces sp. NBC_00285 genome:
- a CDS encoding DUF4230 domain-containing protein: protein MTTPIRRVSRRMPGWAKAVSAVVLVLVVFFAGIRLSVLPGLKDLFGTETHDRSGPALLESIQDISRYDAASGNFQVVVDLEKDTKFLPDSIRGSRTLYVGAGAVDAYVDLGKVAKNDVTVNGDRTAATLHLPHAQLGKATLDADRSYAVSKQRGLLDRLGDFFSDNPNSEQAVQKLAVRHITEAAKESELTKRAETNTTNMLKGLLNSLGFTKVEVTYGT, encoded by the coding sequence ATGACGACTCCCATCAGGCGCGTGTCCAGGCGCATGCCCGGCTGGGCGAAGGCGGTGAGCGCCGTGGTTCTGGTGCTCGTGGTGTTCTTCGCCGGGATCCGGCTCAGTGTGCTCCCCGGTCTCAAGGACCTGTTCGGCACGGAGACCCACGACCGTTCGGGTCCCGCACTTCTGGAATCGATTCAGGACATCAGCCGTTACGACGCCGCCTCCGGCAATTTCCAGGTCGTCGTGGACCTGGAGAAGGACACCAAGTTCCTGCCCGACTCGATCCGCGGTTCCCGCACCCTGTACGTCGGGGCGGGCGCGGTCGACGCCTACGTCGACCTCGGCAAGGTCGCCAAGAACGACGTGACGGTCAACGGGGACCGCACGGCCGCCACGCTCCATCTGCCGCACGCCCAGCTGGGCAAGGCCACCCTGGACGCCGACCGCTCCTACGCGGTCTCCAAGCAGCGGGGTCTGCTGGACCGGCTCGGCGACTTCTTCTCCGACAACCCCAACAGCGAACAGGCCGTGCAGAAGCTCGCGGTCAGGCACATCACCGAGGCGGCGAAGGAGAGCGAGCTGACCAAGCGGGCCGAGACCAACACCACCAACATGCTGAAGGGCCTGCTGAACTCGCTCGGCTTCACAAAGGTCGAGGTCACCTACGGCACCTGA
- a CDS encoding cytochrome P450 produces MSADSTSRTLRPMHRIPLPESGPPRLTALATGTPVWLVTRYADVRQVLMDPRFDRKSLKDADAPPLLVVPNLLDSPDGLINQDGPPHQLLRGTVQRAFTPRAIARWRPWTASVVELLLDDLAQQPQPADIVEGFTRRLPVSVIARLMGLEHADWERIRDWADHALSGGAHTAEEVGAAMREFGLFCAELVAERRKEPGDDLVSALVTAGDGLGIEEPRLVILVLGLVVAGHETTMTALGNIVVHLLSDGQGAWPGLAESQEAAEAAVEQLLRTIPLSEGRVLPGLIRRAVEEVEVGGVTIPAGAVVAVQTNAANRDPDVFPQPGDTDLFAPLTTPSVVFGAGPHHCLGAWLARLELGLALHRLAVRFPGLRAEFTPETVEWREGQMTRGPRRLPVSW; encoded by the coding sequence ATGAGTGCAGACAGTACGTCCCGGACCCTTCGTCCCATGCACCGCATCCCCCTTCCCGAGTCCGGCCCGCCACGGCTGACCGCCCTGGCCACCGGCACCCCGGTGTGGCTCGTGACCCGCTACGCCGATGTCCGCCAGGTCCTCATGGACCCCCGCTTCGACCGGAAGTCGCTCAAGGACGCGGACGCCCCGCCGCTGCTGGTGGTACCGAACCTGCTGGACTCCCCGGACGGCCTCATCAACCAGGACGGCCCGCCCCACCAGTTGCTGCGCGGCACGGTCCAGCGGGCCTTCACCCCGCGCGCGATCGCCCGCTGGCGGCCCTGGACCGCCTCGGTGGTGGAGTTGCTCCTCGACGACCTGGCACAGCAGCCGCAACCCGCCGACATCGTCGAGGGGTTCACCCGCCGCCTGCCGGTGTCGGTGATCGCGCGGCTGATGGGTCTGGAGCACGCCGACTGGGAGCGCATCCGCGACTGGGCCGACCACGCCCTGTCCGGCGGCGCGCACACCGCCGAGGAAGTCGGCGCGGCCATGCGGGAGTTCGGCCTCTTCTGCGCGGAACTGGTCGCCGAGCGGCGCAAGGAACCGGGCGACGACCTGGTCAGCGCGCTGGTCACCGCGGGCGACGGCCTCGGCATCGAGGAGCCACGGCTGGTGATCCTCGTCCTGGGGCTGGTCGTCGCCGGACACGAGACGACCATGACGGCACTCGGCAACATCGTCGTCCACCTCCTCTCCGACGGGCAGGGCGCCTGGCCGGGACTCGCCGAGAGCCAGGAGGCGGCCGAGGCCGCCGTCGAACAGCTCCTGCGCACGATCCCGCTGAGCGAGGGCAGGGTGCTGCCCGGCCTGATCCGCCGAGCCGTCGAGGAGGTCGAGGTCGGCGGCGTGACGATCCCTGCGGGAGCCGTCGTCGCCGTCCAGACCAACGCGGCCAACCGGGACCCCGACGTCTTCCCGCAGCCCGGCGACACCGACCTGTTCGCCCCGCTGACCACACCGAGCGTGGTCTTCGGCGCCGGTCCCCACCACTGCCTCGGCGCCTGGCTGGCCCGTCTGGAACTGGGCCTGGCGCTGCACCGTCTGGCCGTCCGGTTCCCGGGGCTGCGAGCGGAGTTCACCCCGGAGACCGTCGAGTGGCGCGAGGGGCAGATGACACGGGGGCCCCGTCGGCTGCCCGTGTCGTGGTGA
- the otr(A) gene encoding tetracycline resistance ribosomal protection protein Otr(A), giving the protein MRTLNIGILAHVDAGKTSLTERLLFDHGAIDRLGSVDAGDTRTDDGTIERQRGITIRSAVASFTVGDTRINLIDTPGHSDFDAEVERALEVLDGAVLLLSAVEGVQAQTRVLMRTLRGLRLPTLIFVNKIDRAGARYEGLLTDIRRRLTPYVAPLTEVTSLGTDDARVALLPSSDPRLAETLADVDPDILAAVVDGPEPTPDDLRKALAARTADGCLHPVYFGSALGGQGVRHLVEGMLRLIPPAPPAPEGDPRGTVFAVRPGPGGERTAYLRLYGGAVTERQRLTFLRREADGTTTPVSGRVTHLGGTGPLTAGNIAALTFSPGLRVGDRLGELTDRAPQFAPPTLETLVTARRPRQAARLRSALLALADQDPLIHARPAVDGATSLLLYGEVQMEVLAATLAQDFDVEADFAPGRVRYLERPRGTGEACDELPCHDHVRYWATIGLRVEPGERGSGGVFGYETELGALPRAFHQAIEETVRTSMRTGLTGATVTDYRVTLVRSGFVGPLSTAADFRGLTPIVLRRALERAGTRLFEPCHAFEAEVPLDALAPVTAQLAAVGARFTGTTDRRTAWSITGELPARRVREIELRLPGLTHGEGMWWSRVAGDRELKTL; this is encoded by the coding sequence ATGCGCACCCTGAACATCGGAATTCTGGCCCACGTCGACGCCGGTAAGACCAGCCTCACCGAGCGGCTGCTGTTCGACCACGGCGCGATCGACCGGCTCGGCAGCGTCGACGCCGGTGACACCCGCACGGACGACGGCACCATCGAGCGGCAGCGGGGCATCACCATCCGCTCCGCGGTCGCCTCCTTCACCGTCGGCGACACCCGGATCAACCTCATCGACACACCGGGACACTCCGACTTCGACGCCGAGGTCGAGCGCGCCCTGGAGGTCCTGGACGGTGCGGTGCTGCTGCTGTCCGCCGTGGAGGGCGTGCAGGCGCAGACCCGCGTGCTCATGCGGACCCTGCGCGGGCTCCGGCTGCCCACGCTGATCTTCGTCAACAAGATCGACCGGGCGGGCGCCCGCTACGAGGGCCTGCTCACGGACATCCGGCGCCGGCTGACGCCGTACGTCGCCCCGCTGACGGAGGTGACGTCCCTCGGCACGGACGACGCCCGGGTGGCGCTCCTCCCGAGCAGTGACCCGCGACTGGCCGAGACCCTCGCCGACGTGGACCCGGACATCCTCGCGGCGGTCGTGGACGGCCCCGAGCCCACCCCGGACGACCTCCGCAAGGCCCTCGCCGCCCGGACCGCCGACGGCTGCCTCCACCCGGTCTACTTCGGTTCCGCCCTCGGCGGCCAGGGTGTCCGCCACCTGGTCGAGGGCATGCTCCGGCTGATCCCGCCCGCTCCCCCGGCACCTGAGGGTGATCCACGCGGGACGGTGTTCGCCGTGCGGCCGGGACCCGGCGGCGAACGCACCGCGTATCTGCGGCTGTACGGCGGTGCGGTGACGGAGCGTCAGCGCCTCACGTTCCTCAGACGCGAGGCCGACGGCACCACCACCCCGGTGTCCGGGCGGGTCACCCACCTCGGCGGGACCGGGCCGCTGACCGCCGGGAACATCGCGGCGCTGACGTTCTCCCCCGGCCTCCGTGTGGGCGACCGGCTCGGCGAACTCACTGACCGCGCACCACAGTTCGCGCCCCCGACGCTGGAGACCCTGGTCACCGCCCGCCGTCCCCGACAGGCGGCCCGGCTGCGCTCCGCGCTGCTGGCCCTCGCCGACCAGGACCCGCTGATCCACGCCCGCCCCGCAGTCGACGGCGCCACCTCGCTGCTCCTGTACGGCGAGGTCCAGATGGAGGTGCTGGCGGCCACTCTCGCCCAGGACTTCGACGTCGAAGCCGACTTCGCACCCGGCCGGGTCCGGTACCTGGAGCGTCCGCGCGGCACCGGCGAGGCCTGCGACGAGCTGCCGTGCCACGATCACGTGCGCTACTGGGCGACGATCGGACTGCGGGTCGAGCCGGGCGAGCGCGGCTCCGGTGGGGTCTTCGGGTACGAGACCGAGCTCGGCGCACTCCCCCGGGCCTTCCACCAGGCCATCGAGGAGACCGTCCGCACGAGCATGCGGACAGGACTGACCGGCGCGACCGTGACGGACTACCGGGTCACCCTCGTGCGCTCCGGTTTCGTCGGGCCGCTCAGCACGGCCGCCGACTTCCGCGGGCTCACGCCGATCGTGCTGCGCCGGGCCCTGGAGCGGGCCGGGACCCGGCTGTTCGAGCCGTGCCACGCCTTCGAGGCAGAGGTGCCGCTGGACGCGCTGGCCCCGGTGACGGCTCAACTGGCCGCGGTGGGAGCCCGGTTCACGGGGACGACGGACAGGCGCACGGCCTGGTCGATCACCGGGGAGCTGCCGGCCCGGAGAGTTCGCGAGATCGAACTACGGCTGCCGGGACTCACCCACGGAGAGGGGATGTGGTGGTCACGGGTGGCGGGCGACCGCGAACTCAAGACCCTCTAG
- a CDS encoding ribose-phosphate diphosphokinase, which produces MRDIAMFSGSAHPELAAEVCAHLGVPLSPTRVSRFANDCLEVQLQANCRERDVFLIQPLVRPVQEHLVELLLMCDAARGASARRITVVMPHYSYARSDKKDAPRISLGGRLVADLMVSAGASRVLAMTLHSPQVHGFFSVPVDHLHALRELAAHFRQYDLSRTTVVSPDLGNAKEAAAFARLIGAQVAAGAKQRFADDRVSISDVIGEITGRDVIVLDDEIAKGSTVLELLDRLRELGPRSIRVACTHGLFADGALKRIGEQPDVLEIVCTNTVPVPDEERTDKLRILSIAPALAEAVRRIHNGESVSALFDAPRSE; this is translated from the coding sequence GTGCGAGACATCGCCATGTTCAGCGGTAGCGCCCACCCCGAGCTGGCGGCGGAGGTCTGCGCGCATCTCGGTGTGCCGCTGAGTCCCACCCGGGTCAGCCGGTTCGCCAACGACTGTCTCGAGGTGCAGCTCCAGGCCAACTGCAGGGAGCGGGACGTCTTCCTCATCCAGCCGCTGGTGCGGCCGGTCCAGGAGCACCTGGTGGAACTGCTGCTGATGTGCGACGCGGCCCGCGGCGCCTCCGCCCGCCGGATCACCGTCGTCATGCCGCACTACTCCTACGCCCGTTCCGACAAGAAGGACGCGCCCCGCATCTCGCTGGGCGGACGGCTCGTCGCCGACCTGATGGTCTCCGCCGGCGCGAGCCGCGTCCTCGCCATGACCCTGCACTCGCCGCAGGTCCACGGCTTCTTCTCGGTCCCGGTGGACCACCTGCACGCGCTGCGTGAACTGGCCGCGCACTTCCGGCAGTACGACCTCTCCCGCACCACCGTCGTCTCCCCGGACCTCGGCAACGCCAAGGAGGCGGCCGCCTTCGCCCGGCTGATCGGCGCCCAGGTGGCCGCCGGTGCCAAGCAGCGGTTCGCCGACGACCGGGTGAGCATCAGCGACGTCATCGGCGAGATCACCGGCCGGGACGTCATCGTGCTGGACGACGAGATCGCCAAGGGCTCCACGGTCCTCGAACTACTGGACAGGCTGCGTGAGCTGGGGCCGCGGTCGATCCGGGTGGCCTGTACGCACGGGCTGTTCGCGGACGGCGCCCTCAAGCGGATCGGCGAGCAGCCCGACGTGCTGGAGATCGTCTGTACCAACACCGTGCCGGTCCCCGACGAGGAACGCACCGACAAGCTGCGGATCCTGTCCATCGCCCCCGCGCTCGCCGAGGCCGTGCGGCGCATTCACAACGGTGAGTCCGTCAGCGCCCTGTTCGACGCGCCGCGAAGTGAGTAG
- a CDS encoding anti-sigma factor antagonist (This anti-anti-sigma factor, or anti-sigma factor antagonist, belongs to a family that includes characterized members SpoIIAA, RsbV, RsfA, and RsfB.) → MQHESAPPSRYLRVREDRGHTVLEFRGEIDIAAATEVMPHLDRVTGQPDVRLVIDLSSVEFFDCSGLRLLYRARSRVLDNNGCLLLVCTHPLTLRVIRVTGLARLLPPLPSLDAALGQPEATSGSL, encoded by the coding sequence GTGCAGCATGAATCTGCACCGCCGTCCCGGTATCTGCGCGTCCGTGAGGACCGCGGGCACACGGTGCTGGAGTTCCGGGGGGAGATCGACATCGCCGCGGCCACGGAGGTCATGCCCCATCTGGACCGGGTCACCGGACAGCCGGACGTACGGCTGGTGATCGACCTCAGTTCCGTGGAGTTCTTCGACTGCTCCGGGCTGCGACTGCTCTACCGCGCCCGGTCCCGCGTGCTCGACAACAACGGCTGTCTGCTTCTGGTCTGCACGCATCCGCTCACGTTGCGGGTCATCCGGGTGACCGGCCTGGCCCGGCTGCTGCCCCCGCTGCCGTCACTGGACGCGGCCCTGGGACAGCCCGAGGCCACATCCGGCTCCTTGTGA
- a CDS encoding MarR family winged helix-turn-helix transcriptional regulator, translating to MLDTQVTKAPPSLLYMVKQVELVVRSHLDELVRPSGITALQYTALTVLERHDGLSAAQLARDSFVTAQSIADLVRSLETRGVVRRERNPSNRRELRILLTKEGRALLAQHEAPVRELEERMMRDLTAHQTEQFRQALTKAWHALS from the coding sequence ATGCTCGACACACAGGTGACCAAGGCACCCCCGTCTCTCCTCTACATGGTGAAGCAGGTGGAGCTCGTTGTCCGCTCCCACCTGGACGAGCTGGTCAGACCGTCCGGGATCACCGCCCTGCAGTACACGGCCCTGACCGTGCTGGAGCGGCACGACGGACTGTCGGCGGCGCAGCTGGCCCGGGACTCCTTCGTCACCGCCCAGTCGATCGCCGATCTGGTGCGCTCCCTGGAGACGCGTGGAGTGGTGCGGCGCGAGCGCAATCCGAGCAACCGGCGCGAGCTGCGGATCCTGCTGACCAAGGAGGGCCGCGCCCTGCTCGCGCAGCACGAAGCCCCCGTTCGGGAGCTGGAGGAGCGGATGATGCGGGACCTCACCGCGCACCAGACGGAGCAGTTCCGGCAGGCACTGACCAAGGCCTGGCACGCCCTGTCGTGA
- a CDS encoding aldehyde dehydrogenase family protein, with the protein MSPIEIEPGRLFMGGQWREAADGARTEVVDPSRGAVLTTVAEGGAADVDAAVRAAREAFDGGTWSGLSGRERGRILHRVAELIRENADELAQLESLDVGKPISLCQAVDVTNVANDYEYFAALAQQIDGSVRNTPMNALAYTKREPLGVVAAITPFNFPLILAGSKIGPALAAGNTVVHKPADETPLSALYMAALFQRAGVPDGVVNVVTGTGPVAGEALLRHRGVDKIAFTGSTAIGRHVAVTAGEALKPVTMELGGNAANLVFEDADLEKAIGAIIKAFVFNTGQFCMGGPRLLVARSVYSTVLGILADAVPGVPVGDPRNPETVVGPMAGEKHLKKVEEYIDLARKEGGRIVCGGERLDLDGGFYYKPTVIADLSNDSRVVQEEIFGPVLTVQPFDTEDEAVALANSTPYGLASGVQTTNLARAHRVADRLQAGVVWVNDWAMLDPAVPFGGVKDSGYGREYGPEALDAYTRVKSVVVSLD; encoded by the coding sequence ATGTCCCCCATCGAGATCGAACCCGGACGGCTGTTCATGGGCGGTCAGTGGCGCGAGGCCGCCGACGGCGCGCGCACGGAGGTGGTCGACCCGTCCCGGGGCGCGGTCCTCACGACCGTCGCGGAGGGCGGCGCCGCCGACGTGGACGCGGCCGTCCGCGCCGCCCGGGAGGCCTTCGACGGCGGCACCTGGTCCGGCCTGAGCGGACGCGAGCGGGGCCGGATCCTGCACCGGGTCGCCGAGCTGATCCGCGAGAACGCCGACGAACTCGCCCAGCTGGAGAGCCTGGACGTCGGCAAGCCGATCTCCCTCTGCCAGGCAGTGGACGTGACCAACGTGGCCAACGACTACGAGTACTTCGCCGCCCTCGCCCAGCAGATCGACGGCTCGGTCCGCAACACCCCGATGAACGCCCTCGCCTACACCAAACGCGAGCCGCTCGGTGTGGTCGCCGCGATCACCCCCTTCAACTTCCCGCTGATCCTCGCCGGTTCCAAGATCGGCCCCGCGCTCGCGGCCGGAAACACGGTCGTGCACAAGCCGGCCGACGAGACCCCGCTCAGCGCCCTCTACATGGCCGCACTGTTCCAGCGGGCGGGCGTACCGGACGGCGTCGTCAACGTGGTCACCGGCACCGGTCCGGTGGCCGGCGAGGCCCTGCTGCGCCACCGCGGGGTCGACAAGATCGCCTTCACCGGCTCCACCGCGATCGGCCGCCACGTGGCCGTCACCGCGGGCGAGGCGCTCAAGCCCGTCACCATGGAGCTCGGCGGCAACGCGGCCAACCTCGTCTTCGAGGACGCCGACCTGGAGAAGGCCATCGGCGCGATCATCAAGGCCTTCGTCTTCAACACCGGCCAGTTCTGCATGGGCGGCCCGCGCCTGCTCGTGGCCCGGTCCGTATACAGCACCGTGCTCGGCATCCTCGCCGACGCCGTGCCCGGCGTACCGGTCGGCGACCCGCGCAACCCCGAGACCGTCGTCGGTCCCATGGCGGGGGAGAAGCACCTGAAGAAGGTCGAGGAGTACATCGACCTGGCCCGCAAGGAGGGCGGCCGCATCGTCTGCGGCGGTGAACGCCTCGACCTCGACGGCGGCTTCTACTACAAGCCCACCGTGATCGCCGACCTCTCCAACGACTCCCGGGTCGTACAGGAGGAGATCTTCGGACCGGTCCTGACCGTGCAGCCCTTCGACACCGAGGACGAGGCCGTGGCCCTCGCCAACTCCACACCGTACGGCCTGGCTTCGGGCGTCCAGACGACGAACCTCGCCCGCGCCCACCGGGTCGCCGACCGCCTCCAGGCCGGCGTCGTCTGGGTCAACGACTGGGCGATGCTCGACCCGGCGGTGCCCTTCGGCGGAGTCAAGGACTCCGGCTACGGCCGCGAGTACGGCCCCGAGGCGCTCGATGCCTACACCAGGGTCAAGTCCGTCGTCGTCTCGCTCGACTGA
- a CDS encoding NAD(P)-dependent alcohol dehydrogenase: protein MSITTRAAVVESGGAPFTLSDVTLDEPGPHEALVRMVATGLCHTDLGVASGGLPFPLPGVLGHEGAGVVEAVGPAVTGVAPGDHVVLSFTSCGDCRNCDGGHPAYCGTWLPLNLLGGRRADGTSTISRDGEPLGGHFFGQSSFAERALVDERSLVRVDRDVPLESIAPLGCGVQTGVGAVWNVLKPVTGSTIVVLGAGAVGLSAVMAAALTPATTIVAVDRVGERLSLARELGATHTVNAADEDLGEALATITGGQGADGIVETTGNVSVLRQGVDALAARGTVVVVGAPPFGTEVSLDVNGLLGGKRVVGLTLGDAETQSFIPALVRMVKEGRLPLHRLISTYPFAEIDQAVRDMRAGKAIKPVLTF from the coding sequence ATGTCCATCACCACCCGTGCCGCGGTCGTCGAGTCCGGCGGCGCACCCTTCACCCTCTCCGACGTCACCCTCGACGAGCCCGGACCCCATGAGGCGCTCGTCCGCATGGTCGCCACCGGCCTGTGCCACACGGACCTCGGTGTCGCGAGCGGCGGACTGCCCTTCCCGCTGCCCGGAGTCCTCGGGCACGAGGGCGCGGGAGTCGTCGAGGCCGTCGGCCCTGCCGTCACCGGCGTCGCGCCCGGCGACCACGTCGTGCTGTCCTTCACCTCCTGCGGCGACTGCCGCAACTGCGACGGCGGCCACCCCGCCTACTGCGGCACCTGGCTGCCGCTGAACCTCCTCGGCGGCCGCCGGGCCGACGGCACCAGCACCATCAGCCGCGACGGCGAACCGCTCGGCGGGCACTTCTTCGGCCAGTCCTCGTTCGCCGAGCGCGCCCTGGTCGACGAGCGCAGCCTCGTCAGGGTCGACAGGGACGTGCCGCTGGAGTCCATCGCCCCGCTCGGCTGCGGAGTCCAGACCGGTGTCGGCGCCGTGTGGAACGTACTGAAGCCCGTCACCGGCTCCACGATCGTGGTCCTCGGTGCCGGGGCCGTGGGCCTGTCCGCGGTCATGGCCGCCGCCCTCACTCCCGCCACGACGATCGTCGCCGTCGACCGGGTCGGCGAACGGCTCTCCCTCGCACGGGAGTTGGGCGCCACCCACACCGTCAACGCGGCGGACGAGGACCTCGGTGAGGCGCTCGCCACGATCACCGGCGGGCAGGGCGCGGACGGCATCGTGGAGACCACCGGCAACGTGAGTGTCCTGCGGCAGGGCGTCGACGCGCTCGCCGCACGCGGCACCGTGGTCGTCGTCGGCGCCCCGCCGTTCGGCACCGAGGTCTCCCTCGACGTCAACGGGCTGCTCGGCGGCAAGCGGGTCGTCGGTCTCACCCTCGGCGACGCCGAGACGCAGAGCTTCATCCCCGCCCTGGTCCGCATGGTGAAGGAGGGACGCCTGCCGCTGCACCGCCTGATCAGCACCTATCCGTTCGCGGAGATCGACCAGGCGGTGCGGGACATGCGCGCGGGCAAGGCGATCAAGCCCGTCCTGACGTTCTGA
- a CDS encoding NADP-dependent oxidoreductase translates to MSTVNTMRAISQDVLGGPEVLKEIEVERPAPRANEVLVRVRAAGLNPTDWKHRATGGFLGEPPFVLGWDVSGVVEAVGIGVATFEPGDEVFGMLPYPWGHGSHAEYVVAPVRALTHKPSSIDHTQAGALPLVSLTAWQALVEIADLRPGQRVLIHAAAGGVGHVAVQIAKARGAYVIGTASAGKHDFLRGLGADEVIDYRETDFVDAVKDVDVVLDTLGGETSVRSLRVLRPGGVVVSILPVGSDEFGEEAERLGVRAVRMLVDADRAGMRAIADLVDKGLLRATIAGTFPPADAAEAHALGDTGRTTGKLVLVMD, encoded by the coding sequence ATGAGCACTGTGAACACGATGCGAGCCATCAGTCAGGACGTCCTCGGCGGGCCCGAGGTCCTCAAGGAGATCGAGGTGGAGCGCCCGGCACCGCGGGCGAACGAGGTACTGGTGCGGGTACGCGCCGCCGGCCTGAATCCGACCGACTGGAAGCACCGCGCGACCGGCGGCTTCCTGGGCGAGCCGCCGTTCGTCCTCGGCTGGGACGTGTCCGGCGTGGTCGAGGCGGTCGGCATCGGGGTCGCCACGTTCGAGCCCGGCGACGAGGTGTTCGGCATGCTGCCGTACCCGTGGGGCCACGGCTCGCACGCCGAGTACGTCGTCGCGCCGGTCCGTGCGCTCACGCACAAGCCGTCGTCGATCGACCACACGCAGGCCGGCGCGCTGCCGCTGGTGTCCCTGACCGCGTGGCAGGCGCTGGTGGAGATCGCGGATCTCCGGCCGGGGCAGCGGGTGCTGATCCACGCGGCGGCCGGCGGGGTGGGTCACGTGGCCGTGCAGATCGCCAAGGCGCGGGGCGCATATGTGATCGGTACCGCGAGCGCGGGCAAGCACGACTTCCTGCGCGGTCTGGGGGCCGACGAGGTGATCGACTACCGGGAGACGGACTTCGTGGACGCCGTGAAGGACGTCGACGTGGTGCTGGACACGCTCGGCGGCGAGACGTCCGTGCGCTCGCTGCGGGTGCTGCGGCCGGGCGGGGTCGTGGTGTCGATCCTGCCGGTCGGTTCGGACGAGTTCGGCGAGGAGGCCGAACGGCTCGGCGTACGGGCCGTCCGCATGCTCGTGGACGCCGACCGCGCGGGGATGCGGGCGATCGCCGACCTCGTCGACAAGGGCCTGCTGCGGGCGACGATCGCGGGGACGTTCCCGCCGGCCGATGCCGCCGAAGCGCATGCGCTGGGCGACACCGGCCGTACGACGGGCAAGCTGGTCCTGGTGATGGACTGA
- a CDS encoding GlxA family transcriptional regulator, translating to MRHGDETGRTERVVVLALDGVYPFELGIPSRILGAADGRYEVLTCTVDGQPVRSNADFTIGVEHGPDVLATADTVVIAPLSPERVTADLPEQVLRALSFIRPDARIVSICTGAFVLAAAGLLDGHRATTHWQLADQFRRMFPHIDLDPGVLFVDDDRILTSAGAASGVDVCLHLVREDHGSELANAVARRCVVPPFRDGGQAQYIEQPVPEQGAASTAGTRAWALERLDEPLTLADLAAHARMSLRTFARRFNDEVGLSPGRWLIQQRVVRARHLLESSDLPVDRIAGRVGFATGASLRQHLHAAIGVSPQAYRRTFRTAAR from the coding sequence ATGCGGCATGGAGACGAGACCGGGCGGACCGAACGGGTCGTGGTGTTGGCCCTGGACGGCGTGTATCCCTTCGAGCTGGGCATCCCCAGTCGGATCCTCGGCGCCGCCGACGGCCGGTACGAGGTGCTGACCTGCACGGTCGACGGCCAACCGGTGCGCAGCAACGCCGACTTCACCATCGGCGTCGAGCACGGGCCCGACGTCCTCGCCACCGCCGACACCGTGGTGATCGCCCCCTTGTCTCCGGAACGGGTGACCGCCGACCTGCCTGAGCAGGTGCTGAGGGCGCTCTCTTTCATCCGCCCGGACGCCCGGATCGTCTCCATCTGCACCGGTGCCTTCGTGCTCGCCGCGGCAGGTCTCCTGGACGGCCACCGGGCGACCACCCACTGGCAGCTCGCGGACCAGTTCCGGCGCATGTTCCCGCACATCGACCTCGACCCCGGCGTCCTGTTCGTCGACGACGACCGGATCCTCACCTCGGCCGGAGCCGCCTCCGGCGTGGACGTCTGCCTGCACCTGGTCCGCGAGGACCACGGCAGCGAACTGGCCAACGCGGTGGCCCGCCGCTGCGTGGTCCCGCCCTTCCGGGACGGCGGCCAGGCCCAGTACATCGAGCAGCCGGTCCCCGAGCAGGGCGCCGCCAGTACCGCCGGAACCCGCGCCTGGGCCCTGGAACGCCTCGACGAGCCCCTGACCCTCGCCGATCTCGCCGCCCACGCCCGGATGAGCCTGCGCACCTTCGCCCGCCGCTTCAACGACGAGGTCGGGCTCAGCCCCGGCCGCTGGCTGATCCAGCAGCGCGTGGTCCGGGCCCGGCACCTGCTGGAGTCCAGCGACCTGCCGGTCGACCGGATCGCCGGCCGCGTCGGCTTCGCCACCGGCGCGTCCCTGCGGCAGCATCTGCACGCGGCCATCGGGGTGTCGCCGCAGGCCTACCGGCGGACGTTCCGGACCGCCGCCCGCTGA
- a CDS encoding TetR/AcrR family transcriptional regulator produces the protein MTRPAPEDPRAARTRARLREALLAECAERPLEEVGVAALVRRAGVGRATFYVHYDGLEALAVDACADVVRDAVEALHAWRGRPDPVHAPPALAEFFASLTPRTELYRALLTPGGGGPLGRVLHRDLRAYSLRERELAGAADAPLVASAVAATFAGVLGDWLHGLLDADAAHIADQVWQLLVALHASR, from the coding sequence GTGACCCGTCCCGCACCCGAGGACCCGCGGGCGGCCCGCACCCGGGCGCGGCTGCGGGAGGCGCTGCTCGCGGAGTGTGCCGAGCGGCCGCTGGAGGAGGTCGGGGTGGCCGCGCTGGTGCGGCGGGCCGGGGTCGGACGGGCCACGTTCTACGTCCACTACGACGGCCTGGAGGCGCTCGCGGTCGACGCCTGCGCGGACGTCGTACGGGATGCCGTGGAGGCGCTGCACGCCTGGCGCGGGCGGCCCGATCCGGTGCACGCGCCGCCCGCGCTCGCCGAGTTCTTCGCCTCCCTCACCCCGCGCACCGAGCTGTACCGGGCCCTGCTCACCCCGGGCGGCGGAGGCCCGCTCGGCCGGGTCCTGCACCGTGATCTGAGGGCCTACAGCCTGCGGGAACGCGAACTCGCGGGCGCGGCCGACGCCCCGCTGGTCGCCTCCGCGGTCGCGGCGACCTTCGCCGGTGTGCTGGGCGACTGGCTGCACGGCCTGCTCGACGCCGACGCGGCCCACATCGCCGACCAGGTCTGGCAGTTGCTGGTCGCGCTGCACGCCAGCCGCTGA